The following are from one region of the Haloactinomyces albus genome:
- a CDS encoding LOG family protein has product MTIEGPGDSLYSTEDDGGENGEDTGNTGNGSDHSPEKRRGPVVLRRSRLQEPTTTDQRLLDSRGPSDWVHTDPWRVLRIQAEFVEGFGALAEVPRATTVFGSARTSREHPEYQAGLELGAALAGIGCAAITGGGPGTMEAVNRGASEAGGLSIGLGIELPFEQGLNPWVDLGVNFRYFFTRKTMFVKYAQAFVCLPGGFGTMDELFESLTLVQTKKVTKFPVVMFGRSYWQGLYDWIRDTMYGTGKIGEKDLALLHLTDDLEDAVRVVEEAYQAWEDTH; this is encoded by the coding sequence ATGACGATCGAAGGGCCCGGGGACTCCTTGTACAGCACCGAGGACGACGGTGGCGAGAACGGCGAGGACACCGGCAATACCGGAAACGGAAGTGACCATTCGCCCGAGAAACGGCGCGGTCCGGTGGTGCTGCGCCGGTCCAGGCTGCAGGAACCGACCACGACCGACCAGCGGCTCCTCGACTCGCGTGGACCCTCGGACTGGGTGCACACGGATCCATGGCGGGTGCTGCGGATCCAGGCGGAGTTCGTCGAGGGATTCGGTGCGCTGGCAGAGGTCCCGCGCGCGACCACGGTGTTCGGTTCCGCACGGACCTCGCGTGAGCATCCCGAGTACCAGGCCGGGCTCGAGCTGGGGGCGGCGCTGGCCGGGATCGGCTGTGCCGCGATCACCGGTGGTGGGCCGGGTACGATGGAAGCGGTCAATCGGGGTGCTTCCGAGGCCGGTGGCCTGTCGATCGGGCTGGGTATCGAGTTGCCGTTCGAGCAGGGACTCAATCCCTGGGTCGATCTCGGCGTCAACTTCCGCTACTTCTTCACGCGCAAGACGATGTTCGTCAAGTACGCGCAGGCGTTCGTCTGCTTGCCGGGCGGCTTCGGCACGATGGACGAGCTGTTCGAGTCGCTCACTCTCGTGCAGACCAAGAAGGTCACGAAGTTCCCCGTGGTGATGTTCGGCCGGTCCTACTGGCAAGGGCTGTACGACTGGATACGGGACACGATGTACGGGACGGGCAAGATCGGGGAGAAGGATCTGGCTCTGCTGCATCTGACCGACGATTTGGAGGACGCCGTGCGCGTCGTGGAGGAGGCATACCAGGCATGGGAGGACACGCACTGA
- a CDS encoding LOG family protein, whose protein sequence is MGGHALSSPEAASPEAASPEAASSEAASPEAGWQVSVCVYCASRPVDERYVHLAGEVGASIAKRGWTLVSGGGRVSMMGEVARSARSGGARTVGVIPRELVDREVADTEADELLVVDTMRERKGLMDAHATAFLALPGGIGTCEELFEVWTSRYIGMHDKPVVILDPDGHYRGLLDWVRELVGSGFASQRSLDALTVVTDVEAALDACAG, encoded by the coding sequence ATGGGAGGACACGCACTGAGCAGCCCGGAAGCAGCGAGCCCGGAAGCAGCGAGCCCGGAAGCAGCGAGCTCTGAAGCGGCGAGCCCGGAGGCCGGATGGCAGGTTTCGGTCTGTGTCTACTGCGCGTCGCGTCCTGTCGACGAGCGTTACGTGCACCTGGCAGGGGAGGTCGGTGCGTCCATCGCCAAGCGGGGTTGGACGCTGGTTTCCGGTGGTGGCCGGGTGTCGATGATGGGGGAGGTCGCCCGATCGGCTCGCTCCGGTGGGGCGCGCACGGTCGGGGTCATACCGCGCGAACTCGTCGACCGGGAGGTGGCCGATACCGAGGCGGACGAACTGCTGGTCGTGGACACCATGCGCGAGCGCAAGGGGTTGATGGACGCCCATGCCACGGCTTTTCTGGCGCTGCCCGGCGGTATCGGAACTTGCGAGGAGCTGTTCGAGGTGTGGACCTCCCGCTACATCGGTATGCACGACAAGCCGGTGGTGATACTCGATCCGGACGGCCACTACCGGGGGCTGCTGGATTGGGTGCGCGAGCTGGTCGGCAGCGGTTTCGCTTCCCAGCGCAGTCTCGATGCGCTGACCGTGGTCACCGATGTCGAGGCCGCCCTCGATGCCTGCGCGGGGTGA
- a CDS encoding PadR family transcriptional regulator — translation MKADALRGHLDGLLLATLDGRQLHGYAIIEALQQRSGGAVDLPTGTVYPALRRLERAGYVCSEWSTVGGRRRRTYRLTRSGMGTLHAERRAWREFTAAIEGVLGDVVTPA, via the coding sequence GTGAAAGCCGATGCCCTACGTGGTCACCTGGACGGGTTGCTGCTGGCCACTCTCGACGGTAGGCAGCTCCACGGCTACGCGATCATCGAGGCGCTGCAGCAACGCAGCGGTGGTGCCGTCGATCTCCCCACCGGCACCGTCTACCCGGCATTGCGCCGGCTGGAACGTGCCGGGTACGTGTGCAGCGAGTGGAGCACCGTCGGCGGGCGCAGGCGACGTACCTACCGCCTGACTCGATCCGGGATGGGCACTCTCCATGCCGAACGGCGTGCCTGGCGGGAGTTCACCGCTGCTATCGAAGGTGTACTCGGTGACGTGGTCACTCCTGCCTGA
- a CDS encoding DivIVA domain-containing protein — translation MVSALIYLVVVLAVAAVIYLLASLVFGRGEEMEPLPPGSTPTRLPPSGVQGGDVRALRFQQVFRGYKASEVDWALNRLAGELDELRGQVAVLERQLNAASEQRHRPPADGRD, via the coding sequence GTGGTTAGCGCACTCATCTACCTCGTCGTCGTACTCGCCGTGGCCGCGGTGATCTACCTGCTCGCCTCCCTGGTATTCGGTCGTGGTGAGGAAATGGAGCCACTGCCGCCCGGATCGACTCCGACGCGACTGCCGCCCTCGGGGGTCCAGGGCGGCGATGTGCGCGCCTTGCGATTCCAGCAGGTCTTTCGCGGGTACAAGGCTTCCGAGGTGGACTGGGCGCTGAACCGGTTGGCCGGGGAGCTGGACGAGTTGCGTGGTCAGGTCGCGGTACTCGAACGCCAGTTGAACGCGGCGAGCGAGCAGCGCCACCGACCGCCCGCCGACGGAAGGGACTGA
- a CDS encoding SRPBCC family protein, whose product MGTAEVRQSVQVQEAAEVVWAAATDWSRQREWMLGTEVHVTSGDGAGPGAELIAFTGLGGIGFLDSMEITEWAPPLRCVVRHRGTLVRGTGGFHIVRSAADGSTFMWWERFELPAVGSAVWPLVRPGVSWGLRTSLTRFAKFCHRYRRDHPARSEGTAEE is encoded by the coding sequence ATGGGTACTGCCGAGGTGCGGCAGAGCGTGCAGGTTCAGGAGGCGGCCGAGGTGGTCTGGGCCGCAGCCACCGACTGGAGCAGGCAGCGCGAGTGGATGCTGGGCACTGAAGTGCATGTGACCAGCGGCGACGGTGCCGGACCCGGAGCGGAACTGATTGCCTTCACCGGACTGGGCGGGATCGGTTTCCTGGATTCGATGGAGATCACCGAATGGGCACCGCCGCTGCGCTGCGTCGTCCGTCATCGCGGCACCCTGGTGCGGGGAACGGGTGGTTTCCACATCGTGCGCAGCGCTGCGGACGGTTCGACGTTCATGTGGTGGGAGCGGTTCGAACTCCCTGCTGTCGGCTCCGCGGTCTGGCCGCTGGTGCGCCCCGGCGTCAGCTGGGGTCTGCGCACGTCGCTGACGCGGTTCGCGAAGTTCTGTCACCGCTACCGGAGAGATCACCCCGCCCGGTCCGAGGGGACAGCCGAGGAGTGA
- a CDS encoding enoyl-CoA hydratase-related protein, whose product MSDDVLLIEDTHGVRRITMNRPDAFNSLTVELKQRLIEALRDTAADDSVRAVVVTGAGKAFCAGQDLKEHITQLESDDPTPLRTVEEHYNPLIRAVTTMPKPTIAAVNGTAAGAGASLAYACDLRVAAENAKFLMAFANVGLSTDSGASWTLPRLIGYGRAMEMLLLAEPVAADEALRIGMVNRVVPAGEAAGAATELATRMATGPTSAYARIKETMLAAAAEGLDETLAVEAGAQAESGNTADHREAVSAFIDKRDPEFTGH is encoded by the coding sequence GTGTCCGACGATGTACTGCTGATCGAAGACACCCACGGTGTACGACGGATCACGATGAACCGCCCGGATGCGTTCAACTCGCTGACCGTCGAACTCAAGCAGCGGCTGATCGAGGCTCTGCGGGACACGGCAGCCGATGATTCGGTGCGTGCCGTGGTGGTCACCGGCGCCGGAAAGGCATTCTGCGCCGGACAGGATCTCAAGGAACACATCACCCAGTTGGAATCCGACGATCCCACACCACTACGCACGGTGGAGGAGCACTACAACCCGCTTATCCGAGCGGTCACCACCATGCCCAAGCCGACGATCGCCGCGGTCAACGGCACGGCGGCAGGCGCAGGAGCGTCCTTGGCCTATGCCTGCGACCTGCGAGTGGCCGCGGAGAACGCGAAGTTCCTGATGGCTTTCGCCAATGTCGGCCTGTCCACGGATTCCGGCGCGTCGTGGACGTTACCCCGGCTGATCGGATACGGCCGGGCGATGGAGATGCTGTTGCTGGCCGAGCCCGTGGCCGCCGACGAGGCACTGCGGATCGGCATGGTCAATCGCGTCGTGCCCGCGGGCGAAGCGGCAGGCGCGGCCACCGAACTCGCCACCCGGATGGCAACCGGTCCGACCAGCGCGTACGCGCGGATCAAGGAGACGATGCTCGCCGCGGCAGCCGAGGGGCTCGACGAAACGCTCGCGGTGGAAGCGGGGGCCCAGGCCGAGTCCGGGAACACAGCCGATCATCGGGAGGCGGTCTCGGCATTCATCGACAAGCGCGATCCCGAGTTCACCGGCCACTGA
- a CDS encoding DUF3117 domain-containing protein: MAAMKPRTGDGPLEVTKEGRGIVMRVPLEGGGRLVVEMTMEEAMNLDEALDSVTG; encoded by the coding sequence ATGGCGGCCATGAAGCCCCGGACCGGTGACGGTCCCCTCGAGGTGACGAAGGAGGGACGCGGGATCGTGATGCGCGTTCCGCTCGAGGGCGGTGGGCGCCTCGTCGTCGAGATGACGATGGAGGAGGCCATGAACCTGGACGAAGCCCTGGACTCGGTCACTGGCTGA
- a CDS encoding leucyl aminopeptidase gives MPGSSVSASAADSVLPVIPTSLVDVEVVERQREGVPTAVPVPDVDGSTDLAAAAATFEVDTVLLETVGATSSAGEVRTVPMADGRFGWVVGSGSGEPASWRRVGAGLARAVRERLGEGDGDGTEPEDLGDALDADYVQVRLPEDADADTVTALTLGLSLGDYRFRVTAKPTPPRLRKALLVAAEGADTAALSEAVRRAHQWAAATALARDLANAPSNVKDPAWFTDTAAQLARAIPGLEATVRDEKWLGDHGFGGILAVGGGSARPPRLLELSWTPDLPASGSEGSAPHIVLVGKGITFDTGGISIKPADGMELMRTDMSGGGAVIGAMLSIARLELPVRVTALVPAAENHVSGSAYRPGDIVRHYGGTTTEVGNTDAEGRMVMADALAYAVRRYEPDMLVDVATLTGAMKVALGLRTGGVLSTDERLGDRVRAAGERTGESWWPMPLLDDHAEDVRSEIADVRQTPPGPGGVTAGLFLREFTSGLPWAHLDIAGPARADKPYAEVVTGATGFAARTLIEFVAGFTE, from the coding sequence GTGCCCGGTTCTTCAGTGTCGGCGTCGGCCGCCGACTCGGTCCTCCCCGTGATCCCGACGTCACTGGTCGACGTGGAAGTGGTCGAGCGGCAGCGTGAGGGTGTCCCCACGGCAGTGCCGGTGCCGGATGTCGACGGCTCGACGGATCTTGCTGCCGCTGCCGCGACGTTCGAGGTGGACACCGTACTGCTGGAGACCGTGGGTGCCACGAGTTCGGCCGGTGAGGTCCGCACTGTGCCGATGGCCGACGGCAGGTTCGGCTGGGTGGTCGGCTCGGGCTCCGGTGAACCGGCGAGCTGGCGTCGGGTCGGCGCCGGGCTCGCCCGGGCGGTCCGCGAGCGCCTCGGTGAAGGCGACGGCGACGGCACCGAACCCGAGGACCTCGGGGATGCGCTGGACGCCGACTATGTGCAGGTCCGGCTTCCCGAGGATGCCGACGCGGACACGGTCACGGCACTGACACTCGGCCTGTCCCTCGGCGACTACCGGTTCCGCGTGACTGCCAAGCCGACGCCGCCCCGGTTGCGCAAGGCACTGCTGGTCGCTGCCGAGGGAGCCGACACCGCAGCGCTGAGCGAAGCGGTACGGCGCGCCCACCAGTGGGCGGCAGCCACAGCACTGGCCCGTGACCTGGCCAATGCGCCGTCCAATGTCAAGGATCCGGCCTGGTTCACCGACACCGCCGCGCAGCTCGCGCGCGCCATACCCGGTCTGGAGGCGACCGTCCGGGACGAGAAGTGGCTCGGCGATCACGGGTTCGGCGGAATCCTGGCGGTCGGTGGCGGCTCCGCGCGGCCACCGCGCCTGCTGGAACTGTCCTGGACTCCGGACCTCCCGGCGTCCGGCTCCGAGGGATCGGCACCGCACATCGTGCTGGTCGGCAAGGGCATCACCTTCGACACGGGTGGTATCTCGATCAAGCCCGCCGACGGCATGGAACTCATGCGCACCGACATGTCCGGTGGTGGGGCCGTGATCGGGGCGATGTTGTCGATCGCGCGGCTCGAACTGCCTGTCCGGGTGACCGCCCTGGTTCCCGCGGCGGAGAACCACGTATCGGGATCGGCCTACCGCCCCGGCGACATCGTGCGTCACTACGGCGGCACGACCACCGAGGTCGGCAATACCGACGCCGAGGGACGCATGGTGATGGCGGATGCCCTGGCCTATGCCGTGCGCAGGTACGAGCCGGACATGCTCGTGGACGTGGCGACCCTGACCGGTGCGATGAAGGTTGCTCTCGGCCTGCGGACCGGAGGTGTGCTCAGTACGGACGAACGGCTCGGTGACCGGGTGCGCGCGGCGGGTGAGCGTACCGGCGAGTCCTGGTGGCCGATGCCGTTGCTCGATGACCACGCCGAGGACGTTCGCAGCGAGATCGCCGATGTGCGGCAGACGCCACCGGGACCGGGCGGGGTGACGGCGGGGCTGTTCCTGCGCGAGTTCACCTCGGGGCTGCCGTGGGCGCACCTGGACATCGCAGGGCCCGCCCGTGCCGACAAGCCTTATGCCGAGGTCGTTACCGGTGCCACCGGGTTCGCCGCGCGCACTCTCATCGAGTTCGTGGCCGGCTTCACCGAGTAG
- a CDS encoding MFS transporter has product MDGDAGRVRRIRFASLTGALALFALLYAPQAVLPQLAAEFSVSPGTVALLISASTLGLALAAIPLGTLSEVLGRRRIMVVSLLVAEGIGLLLPWVHHFPLMVGARLVQGAAVAGLAVVAVAYLADEAGGRHLGSTMGLYVAGTTIGGMSGRIVCGVVADFAGWSGGMLAVALLAGVCTVVFVTLLPADSRHSRQPWRWRPLAAGLRSAASTPVLYAPYLVAALGMGSFVTIYNVLGFRLIGPPLMVPPALAALAFLAYAAGTVSSAVAGRAADRRGRSPVLLCGLSITVLGLLTMLSGQLVLILAGLVVFTGGFFMAHSVASTWVGARAPESARGQASSLYQFCYYSGSSVGGVAGGTAFAAWGWAGMTALLCCWLAVAAGGVLLARSAT; this is encoded by the coding sequence GTGGACGGTGACGCGGGCCGGGTACGCAGAATCAGGTTCGCGTCACTGACCGGTGCTCTGGCCCTGTTCGCGCTGCTCTACGCACCGCAGGCGGTGCTGCCGCAACTCGCCGCGGAGTTTTCGGTCTCGCCCGGGACCGTGGCGCTGCTGATCTCGGCGAGCACGCTCGGGCTGGCACTGGCAGCGATTCCGCTGGGAACGCTGTCCGAAGTGCTCGGGCGCCGCCGGATCATGGTCGTGTCCTTGCTGGTTGCCGAGGGAATCGGTCTGCTCCTGCCGTGGGTGCACCACTTCCCCCTGATGGTCGGTGCGCGCCTGGTGCAGGGTGCGGCTGTGGCAGGCCTCGCCGTCGTTGCCGTCGCCTACCTGGCCGACGAGGCCGGGGGCAGGCATCTCGGCAGCACGATGGGGCTCTACGTCGCGGGAACCACGATCGGCGGAATGTCCGGCCGCATCGTGTGCGGGGTGGTCGCGGACTTCGCCGGATGGTCCGGCGGGATGCTGGCCGTGGCACTGCTGGCCGGTGTGTGCACGGTCGTGTTCGTGACGCTGCTGCCCGCCGACAGCCGCCACAGCAGACAGCCGTGGCGATGGCGTCCGCTGGCAGCGGGGCTGCGCAGCGCCGCGAGCACCCCGGTGCTGTACGCGCCGTACCTGGTGGCGGCGCTGGGGATGGGTTCCTTCGTCACGATCTACAACGTGCTCGGTTTCCGGCTGATCGGCCCCCCGCTGATGGTGCCACCGGCGCTGGCTGCGCTGGCTTTTCTCGCTTATGCGGCGGGTACGGTGAGTTCGGCGGTCGCCGGTCGGGCAGCTGATCGCCGGGGGCGTTCCCCGGTGCTGCTGTGCGGGTTGTCGATCACCGTTCTCGGGCTGCTGACGATGCTGAGCGGGCAACTGGTGCTGATCCTGGCCGGTCTGGTCGTGTTCACCGGCGGGTTCTTCATGGCCCATTCGGTGGCCAGCACCTGGGTCGGTGCCCGGGCTCCGGAGTCGGCGCGAGGCCAGGCGTCCTCGCTGTACCAGTTCTGCTACTACTCGGGGAGCAGTGTCGGTGGTGTGGCCGGTGGCACGGCCTTCGCTGCGTGGGGATGGGCGGGGATGACGGCGTTGCTGTGTTGCTGGCTTGCCGTCGCCGCCGGGGGTGTGCTCCTCGCGCGTAGCGCCACGTGA
- the tatB gene encoding Sec-independent protein translocase protein TatB, translated as MFDSIGWGEIAVLIIAGLFILGPERLPSAAAWLGRAVRQVKEYATGAREQLRSELGTEFDELRQPLEDLRGVRNFDPRKAVTQHLFDGENPLDGITNDKHPHSSGRSNGNGDKRPSDARPVSGNTDQQPLEPGERPPYDADTT; from the coding sequence GTGTTCGATAGCATCGGCTGGGGTGAGATTGCTGTGCTCATCATCGCCGGTCTGTTCATTCTCGGCCCGGAGCGACTTCCCTCGGCGGCAGCATGGCTGGGTAGGGCCGTGCGACAGGTCAAGGAGTACGCCACAGGAGCACGGGAGCAACTCCGCTCCGAACTCGGAACGGAGTTCGACGAGTTGCGTCAACCGCTGGAAGACCTGCGCGGCGTCCGCAACTTCGACCCCCGCAAGGCGGTCACCCAGCACCTGTTCGACGGCGAGAACCCGCTGGACGGGATCACCAACGACAAGCATCCCCACAGCAGCGGTCGAAGCAACGGCAATGGGGACAAACGTCCTTCGGACGCGCGGCCGGTCTCCGGCAACACCGACCAACAGCCGCTGGAGCCCGGAGAGCGACCCCCTTACGATGCCGACACCACGTAG
- a CDS encoding S1C family serine protease, which translates to MSEQPRRSVQDPDPEQSAVFRRPQGVEGSFDSRRRGDLPPRGIENTPPTPEALATAFSRPPGSAEALQRAPGDPEPSERTPPDEQLFWNSHGERDPWRDPASGVVVGAPALTEENSDKDHEPTPGPLLSAREVLFGRRVHPRALAALAAVALLLAGVGGFVGRITAEEGNPLTNPDVTLAKVEPSVDRPPGTVATVAARVVPAVVSVEVQVGSQGGTGSGVVIDGNGYIVTNNHVISMAVDTPEAKVFTVFSDGTRVPARIVGRDPRTDLAVLKVDVANPTVAQLGSSEDLAVGDRVIAIGSPLGLESTVTSGIVSSMHRPVRLAGEGTDTNAVIDAIQTDAAINPGNSGGALVNANGAVVGISSAIRTLGSSGQSGSIGLGFAIPIDEVRRVTEQLIRTGQFQHAKLGVNAKSVTDGTEGGAQVQNVQQGSAAEAAGVAEGDVIIKVGDRQVASANELIVAVDEHRVGATVPITVVRGGRELVLDATLQ; encoded by the coding sequence ATGAGCGAGCAGCCGAGGAGGTCCGTGCAGGACCCCGATCCGGAACAGTCGGCGGTGTTCCGCCGCCCCCAGGGCGTCGAAGGCAGCTTCGATTCGCGCAGACGTGGCGATCTTCCGCCCCGCGGCATCGAAAACACACCCCCCACCCCGGAAGCGCTGGCAACGGCATTCAGCCGTCCACCGGGTAGTGCCGAGGCGCTGCAGCGCGCGCCCGGTGATCCGGAACCGTCCGAACGGACACCGCCGGACGAACAGCTGTTCTGGAACAGCCACGGCGAGCGGGATCCGTGGCGGGACCCGGCTTCCGGCGTGGTCGTCGGGGCTCCGGCACTCACCGAGGAAAACTCCGACAAGGACCACGAACCGACTCCCGGTCCTCTGCTGAGCGCACGAGAGGTGCTGTTCGGCCGCAGAGTGCACCCACGTGCCCTGGCTGCGCTGGCTGCCGTGGCACTCCTCCTCGCGGGCGTCGGTGGCTTCGTCGGGCGTATCACCGCCGAGGAAGGCAACCCGCTGACCAATCCGGACGTGACCCTCGCCAAGGTCGAGCCGAGTGTGGATCGCCCGCCCGGGACCGTCGCCACAGTCGCCGCACGCGTCGTCCCCGCCGTGGTCTCGGTGGAGGTCCAGGTGGGTTCCCAGGGAGGAACCGGCTCGGGAGTGGTCATCGACGGCAACGGCTACATCGTCACCAACAACCACGTGATCTCCATGGCGGTGGACACTCCCGAGGCGAAGGTCTTCACCGTCTTCTCGGACGGTACGCGTGTGCCCGCACGGATCGTCGGACGCGATCCCCGAACCGACCTCGCCGTGCTGAAGGTCGACGTGGCCAACCCCACCGTGGCTCAGCTCGGCAGCTCCGAGGATCTCGCGGTCGGTGACAGGGTGATCGCCATCGGTTCTCCACTCGGCTTGGAGAGCACGGTCACCAGCGGCATCGTCAGTTCGATGCATCGCCCGGTACGGCTGGCCGGGGAGGGCACCGACACCAACGCGGTCATCGACGCCATCCAGACCGACGCCGCCATCAATCCGGGCAACTCGGGTGGGGCTCTGGTCAACGCCAACGGCGCCGTGGTCGGCATCAGCAGCGCGATCCGCACCCTCGGCTCGAGTGGGCAGAGCGGATCGATCGGTCTCGGCTTCGCCATCCCGATCGACGAGGTACGTCGGGTGACCGAACAGCTCATCCGTACCGGCCAGTTTCAGCACGCCAAGCTGGGTGTGAACGCCAAGTCGGTCACCGACGGGACAGAGGGGGGTGCCCAGGTGCAGAACGTGCAGCAGGGCAGTGCCGCCGAAGCAGCGGGGGTCGCGGAGGGCGATGTCATCATCAAGGTCGGTGACCGGCAGGTCGCCAGCGCCAACGAATTGATCGTGGCGGTGGACGAACACCGCGTCGGCGCCACTGTCCCGATCACCGTGGTCCGCGGCGGCCGCGAGCTCGTCCTCGATGCCACCCTGCAATAA
- a CDS encoding zf-HC2 domain-containing protein has translation MSALRGWGLPEQHLALDALVAFVDGELTPNAHDRAAAHIAKCSACKADAAAQRQARSAIRAADTPSMSPQFLRTLQSIPGEAQLPDRPDELALTEDGRLVALNHRDANHSGASSAYESTVPVLGSSARLGRGRRDGDGGTPLGGDVSEQASEHSQHPRGHGRRAKQGASVVFSGIVLGALAFMNIPAEESDNTVTTVPRPFPQGDTAREDATVPASAPATTPSATPASGSQATPLREIPAAQIPTGPDLGTSTTPASAAPPAG, from the coding sequence ATGAGCGCATTGCGTGGGTGGGGGTTACCCGAGCAGCATCTTGCACTGGATGCGCTCGTCGCTTTCGTCGACGGCGAGTTGACCCCGAACGCCCACGATCGTGCGGCCGCACACATCGCGAAGTGTTCGGCGTGCAAGGCGGACGCAGCAGCCCAGCGGCAGGCACGCTCGGCGATTCGCGCGGCGGACACGCCGTCGATGTCGCCACAGTTCCTCAGGACGCTGCAGTCCATCCCCGGGGAAGCACAACTGCCCGACCGGCCGGACGAACTCGCCCTCACCGAAGACGGCCGGCTGGTGGCCCTGAATCACCGTGATGCGAATCACTCCGGCGCGTCGTCGGCCTACGAGTCCACCGTTCCCGTGCTGGGATCGAGCGCCCGGTTGGGCCGTGGCCGCCGAGACGGCGATGGGGGCACTCCGCTCGGGGGCGACGTTTCCGAGCAAGCTTCGGAGCACTCCCAGCATCCCAGGGGGCACGGGCGCAGAGCCAAGCAGGGCGCCAGCGTCGTGTTCTCCGGCATCGTGCTCGGTGCTCTGGCGTTCATGAACATTCCCGCGGAAGAGTCGGACAACACCGTGACCACGGTGCCTCGACCCTTTCCCCAGGGCGACACCGCCCGCGAGGACGCCACCGTTCCCGCCTCCGCACCGGCCACCACCCCGAGCGCCACACCGGCGAGCGGATCGCAGGCCACGCCCCTGCGGGAAATTCCGGCGGCGCAGATACCGACCGGACCCGACCTCGGCACGAGCACCACACCCGCTTCGGCAGCACCCCCGGCCGGATGA
- the sigE gene encoding RNA polymerase sigma factor SigE, translating to MSSMADADQHAVIPSQETAWTPPTWEEVVRNHADRVYRLAYRLSGNKHDAEDLTQETFIRVFRSLASYKPGTFEGWLHRITTNLFLDMARRRSRLRMEGLPEDTDRIPGRGPSPEQVFHETHLDPDLQAALDELAPEFRAAIVLCDVEGLSYEEIGTTLGVKLGTVRSRIHRGRQLLKAGLATRREKAREESA from the coding sequence ATGAGCTCGATGGCCGACGCCGACCAGCACGCCGTCATCCCGTCGCAGGAGACAGCGTGGACACCTCCGACCTGGGAGGAAGTGGTTCGTAACCACGCCGACCGGGTTTATCGGCTGGCTTACCGGCTCTCCGGCAACAAGCATGACGCCGAGGACCTGACCCAGGAGACGTTCATTCGCGTGTTCCGCTCCCTGGCGTCGTACAAGCCCGGCACCTTCGAAGGTTGGCTGCACCGCATCACCACCAACCTGTTCCTCGATATGGCACGTCGCAGGTCACGGCTGCGAATGGAGGGCCTCCCCGAGGACACCGACCGCATCCCCGGCCGGGGGCCGAGTCCCGAACAGGTGTTTCACGAAACCCACCTGGACCCGGATCTGCAGGCCGCACTCGACGAGCTCGCACCCGAGTTCCGGGCGGCGATCGTGCTCTGCGACGTGGAGGGCCTGTCCTACGAGGAGATCGGTACCACTCTCGGGGTGAAGCTGGGTACTGTACGCAGCAGGATCCATCGTGGGCGGCAACTGCTCAAGGCGGGTCTGGCAACTCGCCGGGAGAAGGCACGGGAGGAGTCCGCATGA